The following coding sequences are from one Anomaloglossus baeobatrachus isolate aAnoBae1 chromosome 5 unlocalized genomic scaffold, aAnoBae1.hap1 SUPER_5_unloc_5, whole genome shotgun sequence window:
- the LOC142259269 gene encoding oocyte zinc finger protein XlCOF29-like codes for MDMDRDKMAERILHLTLEILFRLTGEDYTVVKKTSSERCQAPVSEGWGRPLSPITGPPPHPPIHEDINDQKILELTYKMIELLTGEFYPVRGQHQRDVPVLFSHRTVNKKIPMFLRIIR; via the exons atggatatggacagggacaagatggcggagaggatattacacctcaccctagagatcctcttccggcttactggagag gattacacagtagtgaagaagacctctagtgagcgctgtcaggcccctgtgtctgagggatggggaagacccctgagcccaatcacggggcctccacctcaccccccgatacatgaggacatcaatgaccagaagatcctagaactcacctacaagatgattgagctgctgactggagag ttctatccagtaagaggacaacaccagagagatgtccccgtcctcttctcccacaggactgtaaacaagaagatcccgatgttcctcaggatcatcaggtag